In the Nitrososphaerales archaeon genome, one interval contains:
- a CDS encoding MFS transporter, producing MDDKRREADFSKNVVNLGLVSFFTDISTEMVLGILPLFIIGELGASKAILGLIEGLGEFVSYVSRTFSGAVSDKIGRRKSLVIAGYALSTASKPLFALSSAWTHALVVRVSDRVGKGVRTAPRDALLSDSVRESVVGRAFGIHRSLDQAGAIAGPVLAFALMPLFGIRGIFWLSFIPGIIALMILLFLVRERKMTPTSVSIMSNFRYVLREKFSFLMSILILFSLGAYNFSFVLLAAMELEMVAAVVPLVYAVINVAHTSIGYPSGMLSDKIGGEKVLAIGFSLFFFASFIGFMIPTQVYVVFIMAAIFGLYLGISETVQRAIIPKYSPSELRGTAYGIYYLFVGISFLIANAVFGTLWDQLGAQSAFTYSLIMSGVAIIGLMIFSSTKR from the coding sequence ATGGATGATAAACGTCGAGAAGCTGACTTTTCGAAGAATGTTGTTAACCTTGGCCTCGTTAGTTTCTTCACCGACATATCAACTGAAATGGTTTTGGGCATTCTACCTCTTTTCATAATCGGTGAACTTGGCGCCAGCAAGGCCATATTGGGACTTATAGAAGGTCTCGGTGAATTTGTTAGCTATGTTTCACGGACATTTTCAGGTGCCGTTTCAGATAAAATTGGCAGAAGAAAATCCTTGGTCATTGCTGGTTACGCGCTCTCTACAGCCTCCAAGCCACTGTTCGCTTTGTCCAGTGCTTGGACACACGCACTTGTAGTAAGGGTCAGCGATAGAGTTGGCAAAGGTGTTAGAACGGCGCCTAGAGATGCGCTACTTAGCGATTCCGTTAGAGAAAGCGTTGTAGGAAGAGCGTTCGGTATACACAGATCGTTGGACCAAGCTGGAGCAATTGCCGGCCCAGTTCTTGCATTTGCCCTGATGCCATTGTTTGGTATTCGTGGAATATTTTGGCTCTCATTCATCCCTGGAATCATAGCACTGATGATCCTTCTGTTCTTAGTAAGAGAAAGGAAAATGACACCGACGAGCGTTAGTATAATGTCTAATTTTCGGTACGTTCTGCGTGAAAAGTTCTCCTTTCTTATGTCTATTCTTATATTATTTTCTCTTGGAGCATATAATTTCTCATTTGTGCTTCTTGCAGCCATGGAGCTAGAAATGGTGGCTGCAGTGGTTCCACTTGTTTATGCTGTCATAAACGTAGCACATACATCTATTGGTTATCCATCAGGCATGCTTTCTGATAAAATTGGAGGAGAGAAGGTACTTGCAATCGGATTCAGCTTATTTTTCTTCGCATCATTTATCGGTTTTATGATACCAACTCAAGTATATGTGGTCTTTATTATGGCAGCGATCTTCGGTCTATACTTAGGTATTTCTGAAACTGTTCAAAGAGCAATTATACCCAAATACTCCCCCAGTGAGCTTCGAGGAACAGCTTACGGAATTTATTATCTGTTCGTTGGCATTTCATTTTTGATAGCAAATGCCGTGTTTGGAACATTATGGGATCAGCTAGGAGCTCAATCAGCATTCACTTACAGCTTGATAATGTCTGGGGTTGCCATAATTGGACTAATGATATTTTCCTCTACAAAACGTTAA